A genomic segment from Truepera sp. encodes:
- a CDS encoding restriction endonuclease: MSPFPGHLSCHRAVHDRKAKYSNPVARQPRYAAGMALWMVRAGSDGENEDFAIESGVVAIDFRNVGDLSTAKSREDVKGMLRAAYPDDGEATVTNRAGQLWTFASRIQKDDLVALPLKSQPAIAFGRISGPYKYQPGNPPGARHTRPVTWLRTDVPRSSIDQDLLYSFGAFMTVCAIKRNNAEERIRAMVGDRSTPKPPLPEAGDAQPEAEPEVSIQVVARDRIRARIAHRFKGEDFERLIDAILAAQGYVTARTDAGADGGVDIVAGRGPMGFDPPRLAVQVKSSESPEGESAVRELQGVLRRFNADRGLFVSWGGFKTSVLRRTRELFFEVRLWTADDVIDAIQDNYERLPEEVRVEIPLARMWVLTEAEA; this comes from the coding sequence GTGTCGCCTTTTCCGGGGCATTTGAGTTGTCATCGGGCGGTCCACGACCGGAAAGCGAAGTACTCCAACCCGGTTGCGCGGCAGCCTCGCTATGCTGCCGGCATGGCACTTTGGATGGTACGAGCAGGGAGCGACGGCGAGAACGAGGATTTCGCCATCGAGAGTGGCGTAGTCGCAATCGACTTCCGAAACGTCGGCGACTTGAGCACCGCGAAGAGCCGGGAGGATGTCAAGGGCATGTTGCGGGCCGCCTACCCCGATGACGGCGAGGCGACTGTCACCAATCGAGCCGGGCAGCTGTGGACATTCGCCAGCCGCATCCAGAAGGACGACCTCGTAGCGCTGCCGCTGAAGAGCCAACCCGCCATCGCATTCGGCCGCATCTCAGGACCGTATAAGTATCAGCCTGGTAATCCACCTGGCGCTCGCCACACAAGGCCGGTCACGTGGCTCAGAACCGACGTGCCCCGCTCTTCCATCGACCAGGATCTGCTCTACTCCTTCGGCGCCTTCATGACCGTATGCGCTATCAAGCGCAACAATGCCGAGGAACGCATCCGCGCTATGGTCGGCGACAGGTCAACCCCCAAGCCGCCGCTGCCGGAAGCAGGGGACGCTCAGCCCGAGGCCGAGCCTGAAGTTAGCATTCAGGTCGTGGCGCGCGATCGAATCCGCGCCCGCATCGCTCACCGCTTCAAAGGAGAGGACTTCGAACGCCTCATAGACGCAATCCTCGCCGCCCAAGGATACGTGACGGCAAGGACCGACGCTGGCGCAGACGGCGGTGTCGACATCGTCGCGGGACGCGGGCCGATGGGCTTCGACCCACCGCGCCTGGCCGTCCAGGTCAAATCCTCCGAGAGCCCCGAAGGGGAGAGCGCCGTTCGCGAACTGCAAGGCGTGCTTCGCCGATTCAACGCCGACCGTGGACTGTTCGTGAGCTGGGGTGGCTTCAAGACTAGCGTGCTAAGGCGTACCCGCGAACTCTTCTTCGAGGTGCGGCTCTGGACCGCGGACGATGTTATCGACGCTATCCAGGACAACTACGAACGCCTGCCGGAGGAAGTGCGTGTCGAGATTCCGCTCGCGCGCATGTGGGTGTTGACAGAAGCCGAGGCGTAA